A genomic window from Chitinophaga pollutisoli includes:
- a CDS encoding AraC family transcriptional regulator: protein MIKRKFQHTFTLLNVDRVMLDTRWNYQHVISPYYRIYYIHEGEGILSGAGETVKLEPGFLYIIPSFTLCNMRCENYLDQYFVQFFEDSTDGISLFAQHRSIGKLTATETDRLLFNRLLEINPGRGINRSDNPKVYEKDVYYKEYQELNNLQNISVSMETQGILWQLTAKFLNPNIPDSQPAKMIPLKLAETLDYIELNMHAELTVNFLASRINLHPDYFSRQFKAYTGTRPLNHIHEKRIERAQYLMATTRMNYAEIAAKLGFSDLSHFSKAFRKSTGMAPRDYRKQMYLVGFHHHPKKNQG from the coding sequence ATGATCAAAAGAAAATTCCAGCATACTTTCACCTTGTTGAATGTAGACCGCGTGATGCTCGACACCCGGTGGAACTACCAGCACGTTATCAGCCCGTACTACCGCATTTACTATATCCACGAGGGCGAAGGCATCCTTTCCGGTGCGGGAGAAACGGTAAAACTGGAGCCGGGTTTTCTTTACATCATCCCCAGCTTCACGCTCTGCAACATGCGTTGCGAGAATTATCTGGACCAGTATTTCGTGCAGTTCTTCGAAGATTCCACCGACGGCATTTCCCTGTTTGCGCAACATCGCAGCATCGGGAAGTTAACGGCCACGGAAACCGACCGGCTCCTGTTCAACCGCCTCCTGGAAATCAATCCTGGCCGGGGCATCAACCGGTCCGACAATCCGAAGGTGTACGAAAAAGACGTGTACTACAAAGAATACCAGGAGTTGAACAACCTCCAGAACATTTCCGTGTCCATGGAAACGCAAGGCATCCTCTGGCAGCTGACCGCCAAATTTCTCAACCCGAACATCCCCGATAGTCAGCCCGCGAAGATGATCCCGCTTAAACTGGCGGAAACGCTGGATTACATCGAGCTGAACATGCATGCGGAGCTAACGGTCAATTTCCTCGCTTCCCGCATCAACCTGCACCCGGATTATTTTTCCCGGCAATTCAAAGCCTACACGGGCACCCGGCCGCTGAACCATATCCATGAAAAAAGGATCGAACGCGCGCAATACCTCATGGCCACCACGCGGATGAACTACGCGGAAATCGCCGCCAAGCTTGGATTCAGTGATCTTTCCCACTTCTCCAAAGCTTTCAGGAAATCGACCGGCATGGCGCCCAGGGATTACCGGAAACAGATGTACCTCGTCGGCTTCCATCATCACCCGAAAAAAAATCAGGGATAA
- the serS gene encoding serine--tRNA ligase: MLQVQFIRQNKELVLERLAVKHFADAVAVVDEVLALDDQRKKLTLEYDETQAKVNSASKEIGKLMASGDKSGAESRKQEVAAFKQALGPIDEQLRSTEKLLHDTLVKLPNLPGADVPNGRTPEDNLEIRRGGDIPTLAEGAVPHWDLAKKYDLIDFELGNKVTGSGFPFYKNKGARLQRALISYFLDFNTGNGYTEFLPPFMVNEASAYGTGQLPDKEGQMYHMQEDNFYLIPTSEVPLTNVFRDEILKESELPVKITAYSPCFRREAGSYGKDVRGLNRLHQFEKVELVQIVHPDKSYQALQEMVSHVEKLLQSLNLPYRILNLCGGDMSFASAQTFDFEVWSAAQEKWLEVSSVSNFETFQTNRMKVRFKDENGKNQLVHSLNGSSLACPRIMATLLENNQTPDGILLPEALHKYFGADRIA; the protein is encoded by the coding sequence ATGTTACAGGTACAATTTATCCGTCAAAACAAGGAGCTGGTACTCGAACGGCTGGCCGTGAAGCATTTCGCGGACGCGGTTGCGGTAGTAGACGAAGTGCTGGCCCTCGACGATCAGCGCAAGAAACTGACGCTCGAATACGATGAAACGCAAGCCAAGGTGAATTCCGCATCAAAAGAGATCGGAAAACTCATGGCATCAGGCGATAAGTCGGGCGCGGAATCCCGCAAGCAGGAGGTGGCTGCCTTCAAGCAGGCGCTGGGCCCGATCGACGAGCAACTGCGTTCGACGGAAAAATTGCTGCACGATACCCTAGTGAAGCTCCCCAACCTGCCCGGCGCCGACGTGCCCAATGGCAGAACGCCGGAAGATAACCTGGAAATCCGCCGTGGTGGCGATATCCCCACCCTGGCGGAGGGCGCCGTTCCGCATTGGGACCTCGCAAAAAAGTACGATCTCATCGATTTCGAGCTGGGCAATAAAGTGACCGGCAGCGGATTTCCTTTCTATAAAAACAAAGGCGCCCGCCTGCAGCGCGCCCTCATCAGCTATTTCCTCGATTTCAACACAGGTAACGGTTACACGGAATTCCTGCCGCCGTTTATGGTGAACGAGGCTTCGGCATACGGCACCGGCCAGCTACCCGATAAGGAAGGCCAGATGTACCACATGCAGGAAGATAACTTCTACCTGATCCCCACTTCCGAAGTGCCGCTGACCAACGTTTTCCGGGACGAGATCCTCAAAGAAAGCGAGCTGCCGGTGAAGATCACGGCTTACAGCCCCTGTTTCCGCCGGGAGGCTGGTTCTTACGGCAAAGACGTGCGCGGCCTCAACCGCCTCCATCAGTTCGAAAAAGTAGAGCTCGTGCAGATCGTACATCCCGACAAATCGTACCAGGCCCTGCAGGAAATGGTATCGCATGTGGAAAAACTGTTGCAGAGCCTCAACCTGCCTTACCGCATCCTGAATCTTTGTGGCGGCGATATGAGCTTCGCTTCTGCGCAGACTTTCGATTTCGAGGTATGGTCCGCCGCGCAGGAGAAGTGGCTGGAAGTATCTTCCGTTTCCAATTTCGAAACGTTCCAGACGAACCGGATGAAGGTGCGCTTCAAGGACGAAAACGGCAAGAACCAGCTGGTGCACTCGCTGAACGGCAGTTCGCTCGCTTGCCCCCGCATCATGGCCACATTGCTGGAAAACAACCAGACGCCCGACGGCATCCTGCTGCCGGAAGCACTGCACAAATATTTCGGGGCCGACAGGATCGCGTAA
- a CDS encoding ThiF family adenylyltransferase: MNRYDRQIRLDGFGIEKQEILRAASVLVVGAGGLGVPVLQYLTAMGVGRIGIAEEDTVAVTNLQRQVIYTVADEGKPKIAAAIARLEQLNPETVFVPHPQYLSTANALDIIAQYDLVVDCSDNFGTRYLINDACVLLGKPFVYGSIFRYEGQVSVLNYNGSGTYRCLFPEPGDAPDCNDVGVLGVLPGIVGCYQASEAVKVLTGIGEPLANQLLTIQLLDNSHQVFTFQPQPGNHDITALQDSYGNFVCDARTLQLLTVQELKSWLDEGRDFQLVDVREKDEWDYCHIDGAVHIPMRRVAASLSTLSRDTPVAMICHHGMRSRATAELLLQAGFPDVYNVTGGIHAWASEIDLSMVRY, encoded by the coding sequence ATGAACCGTTACGACAGACAAATCAGGCTGGACGGCTTCGGCATCGAAAAGCAGGAAATACTGCGTGCCGCTTCCGTGCTGGTGGTAGGCGCCGGCGGGCTCGGCGTGCCGGTGCTCCAATACCTTACCGCCATGGGTGTAGGGCGGATCGGGATCGCGGAAGAAGATACCGTTGCCGTCACCAACCTGCAACGGCAGGTGATCTATACCGTCGCCGACGAAGGAAAGCCCAAGATCGCCGCGGCCATCGCGCGGCTGGAGCAGCTCAATCCCGAAACCGTTTTTGTTCCGCACCCCCAATATCTCAGCACGGCAAACGCTCTCGATATCATCGCGCAATACGACCTCGTAGTGGATTGCTCCGACAACTTCGGCACCCGCTATCTCATCAACGACGCCTGCGTTTTGCTCGGAAAGCCTTTCGTGTACGGTTCCATTTTCCGGTACGAAGGCCAGGTCAGCGTACTGAACTACAACGGCAGCGGTACTTACCGTTGCCTGTTCCCCGAACCGGGCGACGCGCCGGATTGCAACGACGTGGGTGTGCTTGGGGTGCTCCCCGGCATTGTCGGCTGTTACCAGGCTTCCGAAGCGGTGAAAGTACTCACCGGCATCGGGGAGCCGCTGGCGAACCAGTTGCTGACGATCCAGTTGCTAGACAATTCCCACCAGGTGTTCACCTTCCAGCCGCAACCCGGCAACCACGATATTACCGCATTGCAGGACAGTTACGGCAACTTTGTCTGCGACGCGCGCACCCTGCAGCTGCTCACCGTCCAGGAGCTGAAAAGCTGGCTCGATGAAGGGCGCGACTTTCAGCTGGTGGACGTCCGGGAGAAAGACGAATGGGATTATTGCCATATCGATGGGGCGGTCCATATTCCCATGCGGCGGGTGGCGGCTTCATTGTCCACCCTTTCGCGCGATACGCCGGTAGCCATGATCTGCCACCACGGGATGCGCAGCCGGGCAACGGCCGAATTGCTGTTGCAGGCCGGGTTCCCGGACGTATATAATGTTACGGGCGGGATACATGCCTGGGCGAGCGAAATCGACCTTTCCATGGTGCGATATTGA
- a CDS encoding alpha-L-fucosidase, whose product MKRRTLVKGVLTGIPSLLITGAFGRSFSLTDTLMAEMAGPFRANWQSLSNYVVPEWYRDAKFGLWAHWGPQCQPEFGDWYGQQMYHEGGAVYKYHCEKYGHPSKFGFKDVINEWKAEDWNPEELLSLYKSAGAKFFVAMANHHDNLDLYPNKYQQWNSTRVGPRKDIIGGWAAAARKAGLPFGVSVHASHAWTWFEAAQKADKNGPLAGVPYDGKLTAADGKGTWWEGLDPQELYAQDHPLSEPGGDHLKKWDWADGASVPSKAYADKFYKRTLALIDNYDPDLVYFDDSVLPLWPVSDVGLRIAAHLYNRSIQMKGKLEAVLTGKGLDPQQRRCLVWDIERGQSHAIEPLPWQTDTCIGGWHYDRRIYENDRYKSAKTVIHTLCDVVSKNGNLMLSVPVRGNGTIDEKERAIVENIGAWLKVNGEAIYGTRPWDVFGEGPAIAAATALGAQNFNEGKGKAFTAEDIRFTKKQGTLYAILLGWPADNKTLISSLAGKGKVTAVRLLGHDAMLTFHQNDNGLEVRLPGSAPGKEAFVLKIEGAIA is encoded by the coding sequence ATGAAAAGAAGAACCTTGGTAAAGGGCGTACTTACCGGCATTCCATCGTTATTGATTACCGGCGCTTTCGGTCGTTCGTTTTCGCTGACCGATACGCTGATGGCGGAAATGGCGGGTCCGTTCCGGGCCAACTGGCAATCCCTTTCAAATTATGTTGTTCCCGAATGGTACCGCGACGCCAAGTTTGGCTTGTGGGCGCACTGGGGGCCGCAGTGCCAGCCGGAATTCGGGGATTGGTACGGTCAGCAGATGTACCACGAAGGTGGTGCGGTGTACAAGTATCATTGCGAAAAATACGGGCATCCTTCCAAATTCGGGTTCAAGGATGTGATCAACGAATGGAAAGCGGAGGACTGGAACCCGGAAGAACTGCTGTCTTTATACAAAAGCGCCGGCGCGAAATTCTTCGTGGCCATGGCCAATCACCACGACAACCTGGACCTCTATCCGAACAAATATCAGCAATGGAATTCCACCCGCGTTGGCCCCCGCAAAGATATCATCGGCGGCTGGGCGGCCGCGGCACGAAAAGCAGGGCTTCCTTTCGGCGTGAGTGTACATGCCTCCCACGCCTGGACATGGTTCGAAGCTGCGCAGAAGGCGGATAAGAACGGTCCGCTCGCCGGCGTCCCTTACGATGGAAAACTAACCGCTGCAGACGGGAAAGGGACCTGGTGGGAGGGATTGGATCCCCAGGAGCTTTACGCCCAGGATCATCCGCTGAGCGAGCCGGGAGGCGACCATCTGAAGAAATGGGACTGGGCCGACGGCGCTTCCGTTCCTTCGAAAGCTTACGCCGATAAATTCTACAAACGCACCCTTGCGCTCATCGATAATTATGATCCGGATCTCGTGTATTTCGATGATTCCGTATTGCCGTTGTGGCCTGTCAGCGATGTGGGGTTGCGCATCGCCGCGCATCTCTACAACCGCAGCATCCAAATGAAAGGCAAGCTGGAAGCGGTGCTCACCGGAAAAGGGCTTGATCCGCAGCAACGCCGATGCCTCGTCTGGGATATCGAGCGGGGGCAAAGTCACGCCATCGAACCGCTGCCCTGGCAAACAGACACCTGCATCGGCGGCTGGCATTACGACCGGCGGATTTACGAAAACGACCGCTATAAATCGGCTAAAACCGTCATCCATACGTTGTGTGATGTGGTGAGCAAAAACGGCAACCTCATGCTCAGCGTTCCCGTGCGCGGCAACGGCACCATCGACGAGAAGGAACGCGCCATCGTGGAAAACATCGGTGCCTGGCTGAAAGTCAACGGCGAGGCGATCTACGGCACCCGGCCCTGGGACGTGTTCGGTGAAGGGCCCGCCATAGCCGCGGCTACGGCGCTCGGCGCGCAGAACTTCAACGAAGGAAAAGGTAAAGCTTTCACAGCCGAAGACATCCGCTTCACCAAAAAACAAGGTACGCTTTACGCCATCCTGCTGGGCTGGCCAGCGGACAACAAAACCCTCATCAGCAGCCTCGCCGGTAAAGGAAAAGTAACGGCAGTGCGGTTATTGGGGCATGATGCAATGCTTACTTTCCATCAAAACGATAACGGCCTGGAAGTGCGGCTGCCCGGTAGCGCCCCGGGCAAAGAAGCCTTCGTGCTGAAAATAGAAGGCGCCATCGCCTGA
- a CDS encoding DUF1800 domain-containing protein, giving the protein MPVVPLQTQMQHLGWRAGFGEGLPEIRSWMKKKRKEVVKKVILGPQSAPSPIRVMDETDLPDYQRQRNMGAEERKMVQKLNTDGIKDLNVLWTHAMITSDHPLQEKMALFWHGHFACRTQNVLFNQQLLDTLRRHGLGNFGMLLSEVSKSPAMLGFLNNQQNRKQRPNENFAREVMELFTLGRGHYTEKDVKEAARAFTGWGYDEMGQFRFRKNVHDEGAKTILGKTGNYNGDDVINILLEQKQTARFITGKIYRYFVHENGNEAREQELAEKFYRSGYDLRALMENIFISDWFYDDKIVGTRIKSPVELIVGLRRAVPMQFEQEEAMLVFQRVLGQTLFYPPNVAGWPGGRNWIDSSSLMFRLRVPQIILYSQELNVKPKEITPEMGEGQNYKMTMQVNELLKRQYARRVNAQVDWQPYVDGYKDVKREELADAIAQSLLVRSKGIDRQLLEKYSDASTRENYIKTVTIDVMSTPEYQMC; this is encoded by the coding sequence ATGCCAGTTGTTCCCTTGCAGACACAAATGCAGCATCTGGGCTGGAGGGCCGGTTTCGGCGAAGGCCTTCCCGAGATACGGTCCTGGATGAAGAAGAAGCGTAAGGAAGTGGTGAAGAAAGTGATCCTCGGCCCGCAGTCTGCCCCGTCGCCCATCCGCGTGATGGACGAAACCGATCTCCCCGATTACCAGCGTCAGCGCAACATGGGTGCGGAAGAGCGCAAAATGGTGCAAAAGCTCAATACCGACGGTATTAAGGATCTCAATGTTTTATGGACGCACGCCATGATCACCAGCGATCATCCGCTACAGGAAAAGATGGCGTTGTTCTGGCACGGGCATTTCGCCTGCCGCACGCAAAATGTGCTCTTTAATCAGCAGTTGCTCGATACCCTGCGCCGCCATGGCCTGGGTAACTTCGGGATGTTGCTTAGCGAAGTGTCCAAATCCCCCGCGATGCTGGGCTTCCTCAATAACCAGCAAAACCGCAAGCAAAGGCCGAATGAAAACTTCGCGCGGGAAGTGATGGAGCTTTTCACTTTAGGGCGCGGGCATTACACGGAAAAAGACGTGAAGGAAGCCGCCAGGGCTTTCACAGGATGGGGATACGACGAAATGGGACAATTCCGGTTCCGGAAGAACGTCCACGACGAAGGCGCCAAAACCATCCTCGGCAAAACCGGGAATTATAATGGCGACGACGTCATCAACATCCTCCTCGAACAAAAACAAACCGCCCGGTTCATCACTGGAAAAATATACCGCTACTTCGTACACGAAAACGGCAACGAAGCACGCGAACAGGAGCTCGCCGAAAAGTTCTACCGCAGCGGCTACGACCTCCGCGCGCTCATGGAGAACATCTTCATTTCCGATTGGTTTTATGACGATAAAATCGTGGGCACCCGCATCAAATCGCCGGTGGAACTGATCGTGGGCCTGCGCCGGGCCGTGCCCATGCAATTCGAACAGGAAGAGGCCATGCTGGTGTTCCAGCGCGTACTCGGGCAAACACTCTTCTATCCTCCCAACGTGGCCGGATGGCCCGGCGGCAGAAACTGGATCGACAGCTCCAGCCTCATGTTCCGCCTGCGCGTTCCGCAAATCATCCTCTATTCCCAGGAACTGAACGTCAAACCGAAAGAAATCACACCTGAAATGGGTGAGGGGCAAAATTATAAAATGACGATGCAGGTGAACGAATTGCTCAAACGGCAATATGCCCGTCGCGTAAACGCACAGGTCGACTGGCAGCCGTATGTGGACGGATATAAAGACGTGAAGCGGGAAGAACTGGCGGATGCCATCGCGCAGTCGCTGCTAGTGCGCAGCAAAGGTATCGACCGGCAGCTGCTGGAAAAATATTCCGATGCTTCCACGCGCGAGAACTATATTAAAACGGTAACGATCGACGTGATGAGCACGCCGGAGTACCAAATGTGCTAA
- a CDS encoding DUF1501 domain-containing protein has translation MLIHRRRFLQVGSLASASLMLPKFLKAMEQGQFVPPGNKVLVVIQLSGGNDGLNTIIPYRNDIYYKLRPQLGIKRNDALALNDELGIHPALKSFKNLYDDGALGVLNNVGYPNPDRSHFRSMDIWQSASDSKDYWGTGWLGRYLDAQCQGCDKPTQALEIDDTLSLAMKGNEVKGLALTDPQRLYGASNDKYFRELLAKQRHDDEHHNVDYLYKTMAETISSAGYIQQQFKTYKSKENYPNSELGKNMKTIAELIMTDINTSVYYVSHGSFDTHVGQQNQQQRLFSQLSDALEPFVADLKKNHRFDDVLVMTFSEFGRRVAQNASGGTDHGTANNMFLIGGGLKEKGVLNAGPDLTQLKDGDLQYKVDFKSVYATLLKKWLGADDKAILQQSYEHLSFI, from the coding sequence ATGCTCATTCACAGACGGCGATTTTTACAGGTAGGTTCCCTGGCTTCGGCCAGCCTCATGCTCCCCAAATTCCTCAAAGCGATGGAACAGGGGCAATTCGTGCCCCCGGGCAATAAAGTACTGGTGGTTATCCAGCTCTCCGGCGGCAACGACGGCCTCAATACCATCATCCCCTACCGGAACGATATTTACTACAAACTCCGCCCGCAACTGGGCATCAAGCGCAACGATGCCCTCGCCCTCAACGACGAGCTGGGTATCCATCCCGCCCTGAAATCTTTCAAAAACCTGTACGACGACGGCGCCCTGGGCGTCCTCAACAACGTGGGTTATCCCAACCCCGACCGCTCGCATTTCCGCAGCATGGATATCTGGCAAAGCGCCAGCGATTCCAAAGACTACTGGGGAACCGGATGGCTGGGCCGTTACCTCGACGCGCAATGCCAAGGGTGCGACAAACCCACGCAGGCCCTTGAGATCGACGATACCCTCAGCCTCGCCATGAAAGGCAACGAAGTGAAAGGGCTCGCGCTCACCGATCCGCAACGGCTGTACGGCGCCAGCAATGATAAGTATTTCCGGGAGCTGCTCGCTAAGCAACGGCACGACGACGAGCACCACAACGTGGATTACCTCTACAAAACCATGGCGGAGACGATCTCTTCGGCGGGCTATATCCAGCAGCAATTCAAAACGTACAAAAGCAAGGAAAACTATCCCAACAGCGAACTGGGAAAGAATATGAAAACGATAGCCGAGCTGATCATGACCGATATCAATACCAGCGTGTATTACGTTTCCCATGGCAGCTTTGATACGCATGTGGGCCAGCAAAACCAGCAGCAGCGGCTATTCTCGCAACTCAGCGATGCACTGGAGCCCTTTGTGGCGGATCTGAAAAAGAACCACCGGTTCGACGATGTACTGGTGATGACTTTCAGCGAATTCGGACGGCGGGTGGCGCAAAACGCCAGCGGCGGCACCGATCATGGAACGGCGAATAATATGTTCCTTATCGGCGGCGGGCTCAAAGAAAAAGGCGTCCTCAACGCCGGGCCGGACCTTACGCAGCTGAAAGACGGCGACCTCCAGTACAAGGTGGATTTCAAATCAGTGTACGCCACGCTGCTGAAAAAGTGGCTGGGAGCCGACGACAAGGCCATCCTGCAGCAATCCTACGAACATTTGTCATTTATCTGA
- a CDS encoding M48 family metallopeptidase: MKAFQGYYSYETPDHIQGADVTVTNKRIEIHLKDAHGNPRTVFWYWENVVKGEERPGGCVLHHTGRPLQTLIVPNGDFAPLAAMQMAKKRRVFPVAYVTFFATALIVVGLVVAAFVWIVPWLAGKAANALPVEYEVSIGEEAYQSLIKAYKILPKETEQVNTFYKQMGVSSPYPIKITVVDLDQSNAFAVPGGHIVVYSGLLKRMRHPEELAALLAHESSHINLRHTTRSLMQSLGTFTAVSLIFGDVTGMGAVLVENASQLKSLEYSRSLEKEADLNGLIMLKNQRIPGNGFGLLFKTLGESGGSAPSEWLSSHPDLDRRAKYVEEKIIQPEPTMPAVLTATWEQIRSGLK, translated from the coding sequence ATGAAAGCTTTTCAGGGTTATTACTCCTATGAAACGCCCGACCATATCCAGGGCGCCGATGTAACCGTTACGAACAAACGCATAGAAATCCATCTGAAGGATGCGCATGGCAATCCCCGCACCGTGTTTTGGTATTGGGAAAATGTGGTGAAGGGAGAGGAGCGCCCGGGCGGGTGCGTCCTCCATCACACCGGCCGGCCCTTGCAAACGCTGATCGTTCCCAACGGCGATTTCGCGCCGCTCGCAGCCATGCAAATGGCGAAGAAACGCAGGGTGTTCCCCGTGGCGTATGTGACTTTCTTCGCCACGGCGCTCATCGTAGTGGGGCTCGTGGTGGCCGCTTTTGTCTGGATCGTACCCTGGCTGGCCGGCAAAGCGGCCAACGCGCTGCCGGTGGAATACGAAGTTTCCATAGGCGAGGAGGCGTATCAATCCCTCATCAAAGCATATAAAATCCTGCCAAAGGAGACGGAACAGGTTAATACTTTTTACAAACAGATGGGCGTTTCGTCGCCGTACCCCATCAAAATTACCGTGGTGGATCTCGACCAGTCGAATGCGTTCGCTGTTCCCGGCGGGCATATCGTCGTATACAGCGGCCTGCTCAAACGCATGCGGCATCCCGAAGAACTGGCGGCGCTGCTGGCGCATGAAAGCTCGCACATCAACCTGCGCCACACCACCCGCTCCCTGATGCAGAGCCTCGGCACTTTTACCGCGGTAAGCCTGATTTTCGGGGATGTAACGGGGATGGGAGCCGTGCTGGTGGAGAACGCCAGCCAGCTCAAAAGCCTCGAATACTCCCGGAGTCTCGAAAAGGAAGCGGACCTCAACGGCCTCATCATGCTGAAAAACCAGCGGATACCAGGCAATGGGTTCGGACTGTTGTTTAAAACCCTCGGCGAATCCGGCGGCAGCGCGCCTTCGGAATGGCTTAGCTCGCATCCCGACCTCGACCGGCGCGCGAAATATGTGGAAGAGAAGATCATACAACCCGAACCGACCATGCCGGCAGTGCTTACAGCAACCTGGGAACAGATCAGGTCTGGTTTGAAATAA
- the bla gene encoding class A beta-lactamase, with protein sequence MRPVIISAAALFLLSACANSGKQPASDSLTVSSVPASTDSLRQQIATIAAEAGGTVGVSIRHLGTGDTLTLNDTARLPMQSAFKFPIAMAVLKQVDEGKLKLEQTVPVSTKDYWDTYSPLKDSFPKGTKEKTIANLIYLMVCKSDNVACDVLLALTGGPRFTNDFVHGLGVSNMGIAFSEQDMQRNWENQFLNWGNASAYTHLLDILHKGTALSKASNDFMMNTMLATTTGAKRLPGLLPAGTPVAHKTGSGPTKDGICSATNDAGIITLPNNEQVAVVVFVGMSPAEESVRESVIAKIAKAVYDHYSK encoded by the coding sequence ATGCGACCCGTCATCATTTCCGCCGCCGCCCTCTTCCTCCTGTCTGCCTGCGCCAATAGCGGCAAACAGCCTGCGTCCGACAGCCTGACCGTTTCTTCCGTTCCCGCATCCACCGATTCCCTCCGCCAGCAGATCGCCACGATCGCTGCCGAAGCCGGCGGCACCGTGGGCGTATCCATCCGGCACCTCGGCACCGGCGATACCCTCACCCTTAACGATACCGCGCGCCTCCCCATGCAAAGCGCTTTCAAATTCCCCATCGCCATGGCTGTCCTCAAACAGGTCGACGAAGGCAAACTGAAACTCGAACAAACCGTTCCCGTCTCCACCAAAGATTATTGGGACACCTACAGCCCGCTGAAAGACAGCTTTCCGAAAGGCACGAAAGAGAAAACCATCGCCAATCTCATCTACCTGATGGTTTGCAAAAGCGATAACGTGGCCTGCGATGTGCTGCTGGCACTAACCGGCGGGCCCAGGTTCACCAACGATTTCGTCCATGGGCTCGGCGTCAGCAATATGGGAATCGCTTTTTCCGAACAGGATATGCAACGCAACTGGGAGAACCAGTTCCTGAACTGGGGCAATGCATCCGCCTACACCCACCTGCTCGATATCCTGCATAAAGGCACCGCGCTTTCCAAAGCCAGCAACGATTTCATGATGAATACCATGCTCGCCACCACCACAGGCGCCAAACGCCTGCCCGGACTTTTGCCTGCCGGCACTCCCGTTGCCCATAAGACCGGTAGCGGTCCCACCAAAGATGGTATCTGTTCCGCCACCAACGACGCTGGCATCATCACCCTGCCCAACAACGAACAGGTAGCCGTGGTCGTATTCGTTGGCATGAGCCCGGCGGAAGAAAGCGTCCGCGAATCCGTGATCGCTAAGATCGCAAAAGCCGTATACGATCACTATTCAAAATAA
- a CDS encoding GNAT family N-acetyltransferase: protein MRHFLPNGKQLVIRPPQVTDAQACLHTFQAVTGETDFLLFTHEESLQYDLAKEEAFIRAYMDNPNNMFLVADVEGDIAGMVSLNQGRTRKQHHMALLGIAVLHRYWNMGIGRRLLTSAIRWAEAHPRIAIIHFEVLANNERAIQLYRNFNFTEHGRIPQGIIQPDGSTVDLVVMSKRIKPI, encoded by the coding sequence ATGCGCCACTTCCTTCCCAATGGTAAACAACTGGTCATCCGTCCTCCCCAGGTTACGGATGCGCAAGCATGTTTACACACTTTCCAGGCGGTAACGGGGGAAACGGATTTCCTGTTGTTTACGCATGAGGAATCGTTGCAGTACGACCTGGCGAAGGAAGAAGCGTTTATCCGTGCTTACATGGATAACCCGAACAACATGTTTCTGGTGGCGGATGTGGAAGGGGATATCGCCGGGATGGTGAGCCTCAACCAGGGGCGTACGCGCAAGCAGCACCACATGGCGCTGCTGGGCATCGCGGTACTGCATAGGTATTGGAACATGGGCATCGGGCGGCGTTTGCTGACGTCGGCCATCCGCTGGGCGGAAGCACATCCCCGCATCGCCATCATTCATTTTGAAGTGCTGGCCAACAACGAAAGGGCGATCCAGCTGTACAGGAATTTCAATTTTACCGAACATGGCCGCATTCCCCAGGGTATCATCCAGCCGGATGGTTCCACGGTGGACCTCGTGGTGATGAGCAAAAGAATCAAACCCATATAA
- a CDS encoding porin family protein: MMAAILLASAASLSAQSFSERMSEKSGRKVRFGFKIDPGASFLNPQESGVTRNSGRFYFSYGVLADWFIDNEERYAVASGVQVTHLGSVMQYEAGKGLNGFATTSAEYDLRLQYIEVPVMLKLRTTAEKGFDFYGQFGGIVGMPIRARANVISNMQRFEKQGVLRQIQPLTAGMLLGAGIEYPLSETLTGVVGINYQNNFVDITRNGKWNDGRVTANSFILRLGIYF, from the coding sequence ATGATGGCCGCCATCTTGCTGGCGTCGGCCGCTTCCCTCTCCGCACAGTCTTTTAGCGAGCGTATGTCAGAAAAATCGGGCCGGAAGGTGCGTTTTGGTTTTAAGATCGATCCCGGGGCTTCGTTCCTCAATCCCCAGGAATCCGGCGTAACCCGCAACAGCGGCCGTTTTTATTTCAGCTACGGCGTGCTGGCGGATTGGTTTATCGATAATGAAGAGCGATATGCCGTGGCGTCTGGTGTCCAGGTTACCCATCTTGGCAGCGTGATGCAATACGAAGCCGGCAAAGGTCTCAACGGTTTTGCGACCACTTCCGCGGAATACGATCTGCGGCTGCAATATATCGAAGTGCCGGTGATGCTGAAGCTGCGGACCACCGCGGAGAAAGGTTTCGACTTTTACGGGCAGTTCGGCGGAATCGTGGGCATGCCCATCCGCGCACGCGCCAATGTAATCAGCAACATGCAGCGGTTCGAGAAACAAGGCGTGCTCCGGCAGATACAGCCGCTGACCGCCGGGATGCTCCTGGGCGCGGGGATCGAATATCCCCTCAGCGAAACCCTCACCGGCGTGGTGGGCATCAATTACCAGAATAATTTCGTGGATATCACCCGCAACGGCAAATGGAACGATGGCCGGGTGACCGCCAACAGCTTCATTTTACGGCTCGGGATATATTTTTAA